GGGCGCCGGCCTCAACGGGGTCGTTTCCGTCTCTCTCGTGCTCTCGGCGATCATCGGCGCGATCAGCTTCTCCGGCTCGATCATCGCCTTTCTCAAACTGCAAGAGCTGATGACCGGCCGTCCGATCACCTATCCGGGGCAGCAGTTCGTCAACGGCATCGTTTTGCTCACGATTCTGGGGCTGGGCGTATGGTTCGTCGCGACGCTGGGAGTCTTGCCGCTCTGGGCGTATCCATTGCTGCTGTTGGCCGCGCTGCTGCTCGGCGTTCTCTTCGTGCTGCCGATCGGCGGCGCCGACATGCCGGTCGTCATTTCGCTGCTCAACTCGTTTACGGGCGTAGCGGTGGCGATCACCGGCTTCGAGATCGATTCGACCCTGCTGATCATCTGCGGCGCGCTCGTCGGCGCGAGCGGCACGATCTTGACGGTCGCGATGAGCCGCGCGATGAATCGCCCGCTCACCAACGTGTTGTTCGGCGCCTTCGGCTCGGCCGGCGGAACGGAATTGGCGGGCTCGAGCGGACCGCAGCAAATTCGCGCGACGAGCGCCGACGACGTCGCCGTCATGCTCGCCTACGCGTCCAAAGTGATCTTCGTGCCGGGCTACGGGATGGCGGTCGCCCAGGCCCAACACAGCGTCAAAGCGTTGGCCGACCAGCTAGAGAAACGCGGAGTGAAAGTCCTCTACGCGATCCATCCGGTCGCGGGGCGCATGCCGGGACACATGAACGTCCTGCTCGCCGAAGCAAACGTTCCCTACAATCAGCTGCTCGACATGGAGGACGTCAACGCGGAGTTTCCGACCGCCGACGTCGCGCTGGTTATCGGCGCGAACGACGTGACCAATCCCGCCGCCCGCAACGTCGCCAGCTCGCCGATCTACGGCATGCCGATCCTCGACGTCGACAA
The DNA window shown above is from Candidatus Cybelea sp. and carries:
- a CDS encoding NAD(P)(+) transhydrogenase (Re/Si-specific) subunit beta, with translation MSVWIDLANLVAIALFIYGLHELSSPATARRGNRYAMLGMAIALAGILLRTQAVGWPSVLAGVLIGGAIGIYAALKVRMTAMPQMVALYNGAGGGAAALISTVAYFVAGSGAGLNGVVSVSLVLSAIIGAISFSGSIIAFLKLQELMTGRPITYPGQQFVNGIVLLTILGLGVWFVATLGVLPLWAYPLLLLAALLLGVLFVLPIGGADMPVVISLLNSFTGVAVAITGFEIDSTLLIICGALVGASGTILTVAMSRAMNRPLTNVLFGAFGSAGGTELAGSSGPQQIRATSADDVAVMLAYASKVIFVPGYGMAVAQAQHSVKALADQLEKRGVKVLYAIHPVAGRMPGHMNVLLAEANVPYNQLLDMEDVNAEFPTADVALVIGANDVTNPAARNVASSPIYGMPILDVDKAANVVVLKRSMRSGFAGIENPLYEMANTSMLFGDAKACVEGLTAAVKAV